TTTTGTCATGAAGGTGTTACTTTTTAATTCTTAGTtgaaaaactcaattttttttttcattttctacctATTTGCTTAACCAAGCGTGAACATGAAATATTATGCTGaagtatttcatttattatgatTGGAGTATTCCTTTTACTTTGGTTGAATATGGTCAGATCTCTATGCTCTCGCACAGACATATTGTTGTGTTCAATGGAGTGCATGAATATAACATAGATACAAGTATTCAGATTAATCAGTACAGGGGACACAACATATATGGCAAAAATACAAGACACAATACCATCACAACTAATATATCAACGAGtattaaatttcatataaaacataatattgaGATGTCAAGCATAAAACAGCTAGCATTTGTCATACttgttcaaataaataaaaatatatttaaaatatttgatactgaaatccaatttaaattatagGAGAGGTATAGTGAGTAGTATTTTGTGCCTATTCGCTATGAATATGGATCTGGACAAGGTCTTAGCTCATTGTATTCGTATAATAAATTAGACAATAAAATTATCATGTTAAATCCTTTATTTTGATCACTTTAAATATTATCATCTTTCATTGAATCCTATCCGTTTCCCCTATATATTTGCTGCAGGAGCTTGAAACAGATCAAGTATTGAAGCAACTGAAGTATGTGGAAGTGGTATGCAAACTGTATAACTTTCATTATTGCATTTATGTCAAAGGAATATTTGGTGATTGATTGGCAGTTTGCATTTTTATACTTCTGTTTGTGTGCTAATTAGGGTTAATATTTTAACGAGACTTGAATTGGTTTGATTAGTAAGGGACAAAGGCAAAGGCTTTTAAAATGTATcctagttaaaaaaaaattacagaaataTTGAACATGCTTCCATGGAAGTTCTTGTTTACATGCTTAAACACAGTCCacataagtttttctttttaatttcctcACTTGCCATACTATATTGCATTTGCTTACAGTTTACCAATTTACATGCTCATACAGCTACGGCCACGAATATCTGCTAAACGGAAGAAATCAGATAGCACACAAGATATGGATTGAAGTGGCTCGGGTGAGAGAGCTGGACATTTTGTTCTTGTACATGCTATGCTACTATTTCCCATACAAACACAATTTTCGATGTTCCATGCTCATGCCTTCCgctgttatttttgtttttaaggcATGACATGATGATAGTggatttccattttttttttcttttcttttttgcttaCATGTGTATTGCGGGTAGCGGAGACAGTGCAATGAACCGTCATAACTTGGGTGTAATTTCGCCCATTTGAGGGGCTCCATATCTGAGTGATGctcaattttacatttttatgccAACTTATTTGTCTTTCCGGAAGCAAAAATTTGGATTTATGTACTCCATCATCCCAATtcaaatgtgaaaaagaaaagttttgaCAATATTCTATAAGACTAAAACACTACCtgaaatatagagaaaaatatcTTCAAGTCAGTAATTcgaagattttaaatttgtcaaattttgtGATCTTGGATAATCCCTTCTGTTTGCTGTCTGCCTGACAAAATTTTTGTAGTTCAAGTATGATTGAAACTGATGAGAAAAGGTATTGGATACTAACTTCACCTCAATTTCTTCGCCCACTCCCTCAAACTTCTAAATAGATTAGAATATTTTGaaacaagtttttcaaaatttccgAAATAAGATTTTtggaaatttcaaaataatttttcggaacacatttaataacataaaaaagaggagaaataaaaatatttatttttgcacCTCCTTATTTTTCTTATGCACACCGTgtgaaaattcttattttatcttgatgagttttaaattatactatccaataatatatattttttaattgtacaattcataatttattttctactttcagtaattattttttgtgtgaaaAAATGTAGATTACacgatttaaaaatttatattttatatgaaaaaattgaatacaGCATATAAAAGTagttattttatagaaaaaactttcaaattacataatttaaaaatgtttttcaaattgtataaattaaaaatctttatttattaattttcttcagaattttctttttaatcaaacattttaaattacagAATCTAATTTCATCCACGATAAAAGGTTAAGAGGACAAGataaacaatagcacaaaagaCAAAGGGATAGTTTTGTCTTTTAAGCCTCCAATGGGTGCAGATGCAAAGTACATGTGGAAAAAGAAATGGCCTAGAAATAAAGAGTGATCGAGAAGGAAGGAACGGAACTGAACGTCAGCTAGCTGTTCCTCGTGAATATATAATCTGGTCACGGCACGCATCAAATTATTGATACAGCAGCATCAGCACCGGAAGAAAAGTAAACCCTAAGTAAGATGCCGAAGAAGATGGGGGTGAACACCAAGGCGGAGGCAGCGAGGGCGCGTAAGAGCGCGGCGGAAACGGAGCGCAAGGAGAAGGAGACTCGACAAAAGGAGGATCAGTACTGGCAAGATGCCGAGGGCTCCAAGTCACGAGCCGCAaagaagaaggaggaagagGCCGAAAAGAGGGCCGAAGCAGCCGCACGTCGGGCGGAGGCGCGTAGGTTGGCGGAGCAGGAGGAGAAGGAGCTGGAGAAGGCGATGAAAAAGGTGGACAAGAAGGCGAACCGGGTATCGATACCCGTGCCGAAGGTGACGGAGGTGGAGCTGAGGCGGCGGCGGGAAGAGGAGCAGGCGGAGGCTGAGAGGAAGGCGGAGGAGGTGAAGAAGCGGCAGAGTCGCACTGCTGCAGAGGATGAGTACGAGAGAATGGTTCTGGTGTCCAACACTAATCGCGACGATTCTATCATCGAAGCGAGATCTTTGGATGATGCCATCGCTCAGATGACCATCGCCGACAACTTGCCCCCCGATCGCCATCCCGAGAGGCGCCTCAAGGCCTCCTTCAAggtataaattcattttatttttcactttttatcatttatttgatTCGATCCGCTAACCATATCGTGCAGGCATTCGAAGAAGCCGAACTTCCTAAGCTGAAAGAAGAGAAACCGGGTCTTACTCATAATCAGTACAAGGACTTGATATGGAAGCTATGGAAGAAATCTCCTGACAATCCTCTTAATCAAGTTAgtcatcttttttcttttatcatcgATTAGCCTTGCGTCTTCTTTTGGATAGTGACTCTATTTCGAGTTACttgtttatacttttaattgCTTGCCATATGGACAGGTTGCAGAGTGAATGATCAGCTGCAGCTGGATTGTAACCGAATGCAACACCCTCTTCGAGTGGGCATTGTCATGGCGTGGTGGATCCATTTCTAGTTGGTAAAATTATAATGCCTGCTCATCTGCATGTCCCCCCAAATTCCCAATTAGGCTATAGGAACAGTTTACCTTTCTTCCCTCTGTCTCTCTTAAACTTACATGTTATCACAGGCTTCATTTCCTTTCTTGTTTTGATCCCGCTGCATGCAGAGTATCAAATTGTTCACCTTCTGGACATGCACAGACATTGTTGCCATCAACTTTGAATTGGACTGCTCTGCTCGTGATAAGGGGTTTCTAAACTACATTGTATTTAAATTCAACAAATTATGGTATATCTCCCTTTAGTGTACGTTCACCTACACACAGTTCCTAATTTCTCTCATGTGCGATTTTATTCTCAGAATTTTCTcagaatttttaatttgtcaattgGAAATAATTGAACAGAATGTTTAAACAAAGCTTGGAATGAAATGCCAACAAACTTGCAAATAATGGTGTTGACAAAGCCATTGGGTACTGGGTCCATAGAGTAGGCATTGGCCTCACTACCTCTGATGATCCTCATGACTCCCATGCCTGTGAAACAACCCTTAGCAAATCTAAGTCACACTTTGAACTGCATTAAGATCATTGTCTTTGTCACTTAGGCTCTAAACCTTAGCATATTCTTCTTGATAACCTACTGGTCTAACAGATTGAAGCATTGCCGCTATGAGCTTCTATGATTATGCGCAAATAGGGTTACATAAAATTCTGTCCTTATTTTTTGTGCATCGACTGTATACTTCATGCAGAAGAATACATCGACTAAGCTATTTTCTATTGTATATTCTCCCCAAAGATATTATACAAGGAAAAACTTTTTCCTTAGTTTCAATCATTTAAGAGGCATGCAACCTTGACCATCAGAAAAGAATTTTTTGACATCAGAATAGCTTTCGTTAGTATCATTCCTTACCTTGAGGCCAGATCGAAACAGACGCCGGTTCTATTTTGATCTCATAGTTATTAGTGCAAGGAATAGATGAACGAATATTTGCCCATTTCTCGTGTTTCAAAGTTACTATTCTAGTAAAAAGACATCTGGGGAGACTTGTTTAAAGCATTCAAGTGTGTCGATAATGGATAAATTATCATCAATGGTCAATCGGAGATTGCAAGAATGTTTTGGCAAGAAATCCTATCATGATCTAGGGTTTACAAGTTGCCAAAAAATTTAACAGTTACATCCTTTAATTAAGGCTGCTGATTCTTAGCGTTTGCCTGTGCCTGCCTTACGTCTGGGTCTTTTTCTTCCTGTTCTAGGTACTGGATGCTTGCAGAAACAAATGGGTTTGTGGCATCTCGTAGATATTGAATATGGATTTCAAACAAATAGTTATTATATCCTATCGATCTTCTCACTCGTCCCTGCAAATTGTCTGACTATCCCTGCATTTGTAAGTCACATTGCTCGCAGTGCAACAACAAACAAAGCTAGTAACCTTTAGAATTTAGGGCAACTTATGTAGGTTTTTTGAAGTGTACATGTTCTGTTATCATCCTTCAGTCCACAATTTGATGTTGCAGCGATAACTACATTGACGCAACTTTCAATTGAGATAATCTTGGGTTGCGTCTTAATTGATGGTCCATCTGGTTGGATTTTGACGATTGCTTTATCTACTTGATCGTCTTGGATTGTACTCTGGGGCTTTCTTTGTTCAATAACCCAACGCAAGAAAATTATGATAGCTAAATGTCAAATAGGATTTCCCTAATAGctatttatgaatatataatatgaaCAAGATTCTCATGTGGTAAGAAATGATAAATCCTGTTCATATCCTAACCTGTTCGACATGTAACCGTCGTATTTCTCTTGGTTGAGTTTTGAATAAAGTCTGGATAGCACAACCCCAAGATAATCAAGCAACAAAGGGTTCGATCATCAATTAAGATGCATCATCAACTTGGTCAGAGAATCTATGTTTGTGTCTTATTTGAAAGTTGCTTTACACAGCTACCGTAGGAACTTAAAGTCTTGGAATGAAGGATGATAACATAGAGAACATGGGCACATAGTTGCTTATTGTCATGGATTGTAGTAGGTATTTGCTTTACTGCATTAGGCATCATTAATATGGTTTTAATATggataaaattttgataaagtaGTCGAGCTTTTGTTTGAAAGTAGTGTAGCAATATCATCTTTGTTAATATTGTTCATTTATATTGGATTAAGTTAAAGCAGTTCCTACTCTCGGTGTTTTAATACTACGTGAGGAGGATAAGAGTTACTTCCCAACTCTTTGGGAACTAGTGTTATGATTTACATATGCAAGGATAGTGGCATGAGTTGCAGTAACAAGTGGAACATCACTGAGGAAATATTGTTTGAAATCAATATAGTATTTACGAGATGTCACAAACACGTGAATCAAGTACCTGGGGGCAGGAATAGGAAGACCCACGCAAGGTGGGTGGGTTTCCTTTAAGGCTCAGAACCTGTCTAATTTTGTGATAGGGTTTCTCTTTAAAAAGTTACTACTCATGGTCACATTTTTCAATCTCAGTTTGATCCAATAATGGCGATTTTCCAATTCGcaatattcttaaatattttaggaTCATATCCCCATTATGAAAATTTGACGCTATGAACTTAATGCTACAGGTTGATGACAATTCCGTGAGCATATAAAAAGATTGTCACTATAATGCCATTTCTAGAAATATGAATTTGTTAGCAGTGgcttctaaataaaattatgaataaataatttaatatttgaagaatatttaagattttaaaattaattaataaagcattGATTATTTCTAAACTAATGTTGAGGTTTTATTAACAAATAGCTCATTGTTATTTTTAGCACAAAGTAACGAGTTGATATGATTGTTTTTATTGGTATTTGTATCGTTAGTGATTTTATTGACCTTGAACTTAAGCCTTATTATCGTATCGTTGGCCCGAGAGACTGCTAGAATGTATGTGTTGTGAGAGATTTTTCAgactttaaatttaagtttcatGTTCTTGTTGAAGGAATGTGTACCATTAAGAATTTTGCCGATCTATCGTGCAAAGATTTTAAGATTGAAGTTGTTGAATTTGGGGGGTTGATTTAAAGGATGATTTATCTGGGTTCCGAAGAATTGAAATCCcaatttgtgattgatttgGACCTTTAATAATCAAGATCAGTGTTTAAATAGATAATAGAAATTCATTGATATATTTAGACAAAATTATCGTTTTAACTAGATACatataacaataaaacaaaattgctcGTGTTATGCGAGATATTTGAGATTCGTAGTCTTTGTTAAAGAAACTTCATATATTTTCCTATCACGAATGAAAAAGGAGAATTATGCATCcggcaaaaataaaaaactttttaatgctaaattgattaaattattcAGACAgttaaattcactcaaataactTTGTTCGTCTGATGTCTGTCAAACGTTGTCATCAATCATCGCATGTTCTCATTTTCTGAGAAATCAGGCgtttatataattagattttgtTCCCCAAATCGCTTAATGCTTTCatgaaagatttttcaaattGCTTCATTTTAATTCTCTAATTGTTTCTTTCTaggaaataatgaaaaaaaaaaatggtaaaggGAGGAAATGTGTgggtatattaattttttaccatttgtttagtaaagaaaaaagttttcgGTTTCTTTTCTCGTTTTCACTATattaaaacatgttttcaattaatataaaattaagtttttgaacattatttgttttcttatcattcacttttttttttattaatccaaacaattgaaaacaatttgcttcactattttttcttaactttatcgattcttttttttttctcattatcatttttataattaattttccagttatattctttttattttgcttaacttaaatagattatatttcaaattccATTCGAAggttaagttaaaaaattaatattttaaattgaagtgagtcatttttaaaatcataataattttatttaaaatctagAGTTTTATTCATCTTACTGAAATATGTtataagatttaaattttaagtttataagtTACAACTCTACGTTGGAAATGTTTTACATGAGAACTCTTtttgaaacttaatttttttttacgagATTCTTTTTTATAACATGTACAAACAAtcattttagaatttttctaATCAATTCTTAGAATTGTTTCTGAATACGGTCCCTCTTTCCATCTTTAAAtccactatatatatatatatatatatatatatatatatatatatatatatatatatatatatatattacataatattatgtGGTGTGGGGAGCGTAGTGAATGGAAGAAGAGTTATCTATCCGTTGAGAGTTGGCGTTAGCATCGGCGTTTCCATGGAAGGGTTGGCGCTTCTTCCATTTGCACAGTCACAATTCCTCCTACCGCTTCCAAAGGTTGCCGCCATTCCCATTCCACACAATAGTAACACTAATGATAATAATACCAATGGTTCGTtactttcttcaattttaagCTTTCTCTACTCTACGCAGTTGCTTCTGATTGTGTTTCTAATAGTAATCGTGATTGCCATTGTGCTCAGGATTTCTGTCTCTCAGACCGCACCGTCGACGTGGGTTTCGTTTTCGCGCTTCGTTGTTTTCCAAGGCACAAGGTGTTCCTCTTCCccaacaccaacaacaacagcagcaagTCACAGTGAATCCCAATTCTGTGAGTGGGGATTCCATACGTCAgagatttcttcatttttatgctTCCCGCGGTCACAAGCTTCTTCCCAGCGCTTCTCTCGTCCCCGATGATCCCACTGTTCTACTCACCATCGCCGGGATGCTCCAATTCAAGCCCATCTTCCTCGGCAAGGTATGCCTGTGCCTCACCATCAATCAGTATCACGAACTCTCCTCTCTAACTTACTAATTACAGGTTCCAAGACAAGTACCTTGTGCTGCTACTGCACAGAGATGCATCCGTACTAATGATATCAACAATGTTGGCCTGACTGCCAGACACCATACCTTCTTTGAAATGCTTGGAAACTTCAGCTTTGGTGATTACTTCAAAAAACAAGCTATTCTATGGGCGTGGGAGCTTTCCACCTCAGAGTCAGCACATTTTATCCCTCCACCCCACTTCTTTCTtatgacaaaatatattatgatttttcttctctttcatttaCCTTGTTAGGTTTGGTTTGCCCCCGGACCGATTGTGGGTTAGTGTTtataaagatgatgatgaggCTTTTCAGCTATGGTCTAATGAGGTTAGCTACAAATGGTTTTCCTCGACCGTCATCTTATTTGCTTACGTAACTAACTTCTGTTTTGACTAGCGAACATTTGACAAAGTGTATTGGATTATTGTTCCTATTGCTTACTTGATTTCCGTGCAGGTTGGTGTCCCAGTTGAACGCATAAAAAGGTTGGGAGAAGAAGATAACTTCTGGACTAGTGGGGTGACAGGTCCCTGTGGTCCTTGTTCAGAACTTTATTATGATTTTCATCCTGAGAGGGGATATGTAGATGCTGTAAGTATGCCATTTTTAGATTGAAGGATTCAATATCATTCAGggacaatattttatattttgttgggtGGTTGGGACCTGGGGGATGAAAGCAGGATCTCAATGACGATACAAGGTTTATAGAGTTCTACAACTTAGTCTTCATGCAATACAACAAAAAAGACGATGGTTCTCTTGAACCTCTAAAACAGAAGAACATAGACACTGGTCTTGGACTGGAGCGTTTGGCTCGTATTCTTCAACAGGTATATGTTCACTATGctgattttttgttgttgtaataGGTATCGTTTACATTTTAAGAAGTATTTCTAGGGCACTAGAACTATCATTTCACATGCTCCTAAAGTCCATCTTATATATAGCCAATGCTTTCTGCAGGTTCCAAACAATTATGAAACTGACTTGATTTTCCCCATCATAGAGAAGGCCTCTAAGTTAGCAAATGTTTCTTATGGTTTTGCTGATGATCAGACAAAGAGGAATCTGAAAGTAAATAATGACTATCTTCATACATGCTGCACTGCAatcttactttattttaacCCATATCTgtctttcttattatttttaatgtgccatttcatatttttttttgttttgcctttttttttcctctgaTTTATCTTAGATTATAGGAGATCATATGCGTGCAATTGTATTTCTCATCTCTGATGGAGTTGTCCCATCAAATGTTGGGAGAGGTTATGTAGTTCGGCGGCTTATTAGAAGGGTTGTTCGTACAGGCAGGTTGCTTGGTATAAAGGGTGATGGTAGGGGAGACCTTGAAGGAGCGTTTTTACCGATTATTGCTGAGAAGGTAGTGGAATTAAGTACACAGATTGATGCTGATTTGAAGAACAAAGCACCTCGTATCTTTGAGGAGCTGAAGAGAGAAGAGCTTCGGTTTGTGCAGACACTGGAGAGAGGAGAAAAGTTGCTTGAGGAGAAACTTTCTGATGCTTTATCAAATGCAGAAAGAAGTGGAACCGTTCCTTGCTTGGCTGGAGAAGATGTGTTTCTGTTGTATGATACTTATGGATATCCAATGGAAATAACAAAAGAAGTGGCTGAAGAACGTGGTGTGAGTATTGATATGGATGGTTTTGATATTGAGATGGAGAAGCAAAGGCGTCAATCTCAAGCTGCTCATAATACTGTCAGACTTGCCATTGAAAATGGGGAAAATGTTGCTGAGAATGTACGTGACACCGAATTTATAGGATATGACAGACTTCATTGTAAAGCAATGATAGAAAGCTTAATGGTGAATGGAAATCCAGCTGTACAGGTCAGTGAAGGGAGTAATGTGGAAGTTTTACTGAACAAGACTCCATTTTATGCTGAATCAGGGGGTCAAATTGGCGATCATGGTTTTCTATATATTTCAGAGGGTGATAATCAATCAAAAGCTGTTGTGGAGATAATAGATGTTCAGAAATCTTTAGGCAATATATTTGTGCACAAGGGTACAGTCCAAAAGGGTGTTGTAGAGGTTGGCAAAGAAGTGGAAGCAGCAGTTGATTTGAAGCTGAGGCAGCGAGCTAAGGTACAAGAACTATTAATTTGCTCATTTATAGTCATGTATATTTCCAGTTTTCAAACATACACGTTGTTCAAGATTATAGTAAGTATAGTTGGGTTTTGTAGGTTCATCATACTGCTACTCATTTACTACAAGCTGCACTTAAAAAGGTTATTGGTCAGGAGACCTCACAAGCTGGTTCATTGGTGGCATTTGATCGTCTCAGATTTGATTTCAACTTCCACCGACCACTTCGTGATAGTGAGCTTGCTGAAATTGAACTGCTGATCAATGGATGGATTGAAGATGCAACACTACTTCAAACCAAAGTGATGCCCCTTGCTGATGCAAAAAGTGCTGGGGCAATTGCAATGTTTGGAGAAAAATACGGAGAAGAGGTAGGATTTACTTCAAACACTTAGTAGTGACCTTTAAAGTTTAATTGTATTACTTCTGTTTTAGTAGTTCTAAGCTTGTAGATTACATTTATCATGAAATGTGTATTCAAAGTAGGTGACCTTCAGGGAAGGTTTACAATACTGCTAATGCTCAAAACAATACTTCTGACTGAAATCCTTTTTTACTATTGTTAGATTGCTACTCATGCCAAAAAAAAGTGTTCAAATTTGGAAGACATCCAATTACAATTGTCTTTTATGATATACTAGTAGTTATCCACGTATCTCTGTCAAGCGCATGCACATGGACCACAGTAGTAAATCATATACAGTTAAGACACTAGGTTCTGTAAATCATATTAAGCGAATATTCTGttaatgaaactaaaataaaagtttaaattctaATGGCTCATCACTTCTATGACAGATTACAGTTATATGTTCCAGATCTAGGCGTGTATATTTATCAAGCGTGTATATACCTTTCATCAATCAGGGAAATGATTAAGAATATGTATGTGTTAGTATTTATCAAGCTGATGCTTAAGCAGCTTATTTTGGTTTCAAATTTGGTGTTCTGCAGGTACGTGTGGTAGAGGTTCCTGGTGTATCAATGGAACTATGTGGTGGGACTCATGTCAATAATACTTCTGAAATTCGTggctttaaaataatatcagaaCAGGGTATTGCATCTGGAATCAGGCGAATTGAAGCTGTAGCTGGCGAAGCCTTCATTGAATATATCAATGCCCGTGACTTTTATCTAAAGCAGCTATGTTCCACTCTCAAAGTATGTTCCATGATCTTGGCTTCAAAAGTTATAGTTTGCCCTCAGGAGAAAcagttaattttcattttatctatATTGACCGAAATTATAAAATCACCTTGTTGGGTCAATATCTGCGTTATTCAATTATTGtgatcaattattaattatatacacCTTGTTGGGTCAATTATATGCAACACCTCGGTCTTCAGGGACAGTATGAGGTGCATAAATCACACATTCAGAAGTAGGTTATACTCGATGAAGTACTTAAGTAGCTTGATTCTTTCCCCTTTAACAAGTCCGTTTTAAGAAGGGAGGTGTTTTGGGTGCTTATCACTTAGCTTTGGGACTTTCATTTTGTGTATGCCTTAATAGGATTTCCTGTCTAGTTTCTTCCGCAATGGATCAAACATGTCAGCGAATGAACTTTCTTAAATACATAATGTATGTCCTTTATGCGTATAATCTTTAATTagtgtttataataaaataaaaattccaggGGTGTTGCTGGCTTGGTCATTTTCAGCACATTGCACCATTTCTTTCAAGCACTTCTAATTCTGTTTGGGCATGTGTTATGCTCTGCAATATT
This DNA window, taken from Vigna radiata var. radiata cultivar VC1973A chromosome 5, Vradiata_ver6, whole genome shotgun sequence, encodes the following:
- the LOC106762763 gene encoding coiled-coil domain-containing protein 124 gives rise to the protein MPKKMGVNTKAEAARARKSAAETERKEKETRQKEDQYWQDAEGSKSRAAKKKEEEAEKRAEAAARRAEARRLAEQEEKELEKAMKKVDKKANRVSIPVPKVTEVELRRRREEEQAEAERKAEEVKKRQSRTAAEDEYERMVLVSNTNRDDSIIEARSLDDAIAQMTIADNLPPDRHPERRLKASFKAFEEAELPKLKEEKPGLTHNQYKDLIWKLWKKSPDNPLNQVAE
- the LOC106762109 gene encoding alanine--tRNA ligase, chloroplastic/mitochondrial, with amino-acid sequence MEGLALLPFAQSQFLLPLPKVAAIPIPHNSNTNDNNTNGFLSLRPHRRRGFRFRASLFSKAQGVPLPQHQQQQQQVTVNPNSVSGDSIRQRFLHFYASRGHKLLPSASLVPDDPTVLLTIAGMLQFKPIFLGKVPRQVPCAATAQRCIRTNDINNVGLTARHHTFFEMLGNFSFGDYFKKQAILWAWELSTSEFGLPPDRLWVSVYKDDDEAFQLWSNEVGVPVERIKRLGEEDNFWTSGVTGPCGPCSELYYDFHPERGYVDADLNDDTRFIEFYNLVFMQYNKKDDGSLEPLKQKNIDTGLGLERLARILQQVPNNYETDLIFPIIEKASKLANVSYGFADDQTKRNLKIIGDHMRAIVFLISDGVVPSNVGRGYVVRRLIRRVVRTGRLLGIKGDGRGDLEGAFLPIIAEKVVELSTQIDADLKNKAPRIFEELKREELRFVQTLERGEKLLEEKLSDALSNAERSGTVPCLAGEDVFLLYDTYGYPMEITKEVAEERGVSIDMDGFDIEMEKQRRQSQAAHNTVRLAIENGENVAENVRDTEFIGYDRLHCKAMIESLMVNGNPAVQVSEGSNVEVLLNKTPFYAESGGQIGDHGFLYISEGDNQSKAVVEIIDVQKSLGNIFVHKGTVQKGVVEVGKEVEAAVDLKLRQRAKVHHTATHLLQAALKKVIGQETSQAGSLVAFDRLRFDFNFHRPLRDSELAEIELLINGWIEDATLLQTKVMPLADAKSAGAIAMFGEKYGEEVRVVEVPGVSMELCGGTHVNNTSEIRGFKIISEQGIASGIRRIEAVAGEAFIEYINARDFYLKQLCSTLKVKPEEVTTRIENLLEELRVVRNENSAVRAKAAIYKASGIASKRLLVGNSKQYRVLVESFDDVDAESLKSAAEYLLETLTDPAAVVLGSCPGEGKVSLVAAFSPGVVDQGIQAGKFIGQIAKLCGGGGGGRPNFAQAGGRKPENLSSALDKARSELVATLSEKGS